One Euphorbia lathyris chromosome 1, ddEupLath1.1, whole genome shotgun sequence DNA segment encodes these proteins:
- the LOC136235067 gene encoding ethylene-responsive transcription factor ERF119-like gives MALAGKQPLENSMPCKPTQSISQESKMRKIRVIYHDPYGTDTDSSDDESQKNDRISLKAKRFVKEITLPFVVFPHSQSSTPEPESSCQDSNNSAKIPTKRRRVLSKTPTPPPSAATVTATTSGGVVKKPVGVRQRKWGKWAAEIRNPVTKVRTWLGTYNTLEEAAQAYEAKKREYDAMTVPLLSEKSQNVSSAVTVSQSHNIRDERNTIDAASLDDTESVLSHTSPSSVLELDTSAVSNLNAEANDFFNDDECFETDVADLEIPDLGFMDEPLGSCPIEENLNLGMEFGGLIDDLGRFCDEFCSIDDLDLCGFESNEPSELPDYDFEFGSEEFAYLDEHYQQQHKPQIPLNIACP, from the coding sequence ATGGCGCTGGCAGGAAAACAACCTTTAGAAAACAGCATGCCCTGTAAACCAACCCAATCAATCTCTCAGGAGTCCAAAATGAGAAAAATCCGTGTGATTTACCATGATCCTTATGGAACTGATACTGATTCTAGTGATGATGAATCCCAGAAGAATGATCGGATATCCTTGAAAGCTAAAAGATTTGTAAAAGAGATCACTTTACCATTTGTTGTTTTCCCTCATTCTCAATCTTCAACCCCTGAGCCTGAGTCCTCCTGTCAAGACAGCAACAACAGCGCTAAAATCCCCACCAAGAGGAGAAGGGTTTTGAGTAAAACCCCAACGCCACCACCATCTGCTGCAACAGTAACAGCCACCACTTCAGGAGGAGTGGTGAAGAAACCGGTCGGTGTGAGGCAAAGGAAGTGGGGGAAATGGGCAGCTGAAATCAGAAACCCTGTCACCAAAGTCAGGACTTGGTTGGGTACTTACAATACTCTTGAGGAAGCTGCTCAGGCATATGAAGCCAAGAAGAGGGAATATGATGCTATGACTGTTCCTCTTCTTTCTGAGAAGAGTCAAAATGTATCTTCTGCTGTTACTGTTTCTCAATCACACAATATCAGGGACGAAAGGAACACCATTGATGCTGCTTCTTTGGATGACACTGAGAGTGTCCTTTCCCATACTTCTCCGTCCTCTGTTCTTGAGCTCGACACTTCTGCTGTGTCAAATTTGAATGCTGAGGCTAATGATTTTTTCAATGATGATGAATGTTTTGAGACTGATGTTGCAGATCTTGAGATACCTGATTTGGGTTTCATGGATGAGCCATTGGGGTCTTGTCCTATTGAGGAAAATCTTAACTTGGGGATGGAATTTGGTGGCCTCATTGACGATTTGGGGCGATTTTGTGATGAATTTTGTAGCATTGATGATCTTGATTTATGTGGGTTTGAAAGCAATGAACCAAGTGAGCTTCCTGATTATGATTTCGAGTTTGGGAGCGAGGAATTTGCTTACTTGGATGAACATTATCAGCAGCAACATAAGCCTCAAATACCCTTAAATATCGCATGCCCATAA
- the LOC136206767 gene encoding tetraketide alpha-pyrone reductase 2-like isoform X3, with translation MPEYCVTGGTGFIAAYLVKSLLQNGHTVRTTVRDPGDCAKVGFLSEFPGAEKRLKIMKADLMVVGSFDEAIEGVDGVFHTASPVLVPYDNNIQLWYAYAKTVAEKEAWRIADESGINLVVVNPSFVVGPLLAPQPTSTLLLILSMLKGVGTEYPNTTVGFVHIDDVVAAHILAMEDIRASGRLICSSSVAHWSQIIQMLKPIYPSYPYQNRCSSQEGDNKPHSMDTTKITQLGFPPFKTLQQMFNDCINSFQLKGFL, from the exons ATGCCGGAATACTGTGTCACCGGTGGGACTGGATTCATAGCTGCTTACTTGGTCAAATCTCTACTACAAAATGGTCATACTGTAAGGACAACAGTGAGAGATCCAG GGGATTGTGCAAAGGTTGGATTTCTTAGTGAATTTCCTGGAGCTGAGAAGAGATTAAAGATTATGAAAGCTGATTTAATGGTTGTTGGAAGCTTTGATGAAGCAATTGAGGGTGTTGATGGTGTTTTTCATACTGCTTCACCTGTTCTTGTTCCTTATGACAATAACATTCAG CTGTGGTATGCATATGCAAAGACAGTAGCAGAGAAAGAAGCATGGAGAATAGCAGATGAAAGTGGGATTAATCTAGTAGTGGTTAACCCATCTTTTGTAGTTGGTCCACTTCTTGCACCTCAACCAACTAGTACCCTTCTTCTTATTCTCTCCATGCTTAAAGGTGTGGGAACTGAATATCCAAACACAACAGTGGGTTTCGTCCACATAGACGATGTGGTAGCTGCTCATATTCTAGCAATGGAGGATATCAGAGCATCTGGACGCCTCATATGCTCCAGCTCTGTAGCTCATTGGTCACAAATCATTCAGATGCTTAAACCTATCTATCCCTCTTATCCATATCAGAACAGGTGTAGCAGCCAAGAAGGGGACAACAAGCCACATAGTATGGACACCACAAAGATAACTCAACTGGGATTTCCTCCATTCAAAACACTACAACAGATGTTTAATGACTGCATCAATAGTTTCCAACTAAAGGGATTTCTGTAA
- the LOC136206767 gene encoding tetraketide alpha-pyrone reductase 2-like isoform X2: MPEYCVTGGTGFIAAYLVKSLLQNGHTVRTTVRDPGDCAKVGFLSEFPGAEKRLKIMKADLMVVGSFDEAIEGVDGVFHTASPVLVPYDNNIQETLIKPCIDGTKNVLSSCSKASSVKRVVLWYAYAKTVAEKEAWRIADESGINLVVVNPSFVVGPLLAPQPTSTLLLILSMLKGVGTEYPNTTVGFVHIDDVVAAHILAMEDIRASGRLICSSSVAHWSQIIQMLKPIYPSYPYQNRCSSQEGDNKPHSMDTTKITQLGFPPFKTLQQMFNDCINSFQLKGFL; this comes from the exons ATGCCGGAATACTGTGTCACCGGTGGGACTGGATTCATAGCTGCTTACTTGGTCAAATCTCTACTACAAAATGGTCATACTGTAAGGACAACAGTGAGAGATCCAG GGGATTGTGCAAAGGTTGGATTTCTTAGTGAATTTCCTGGAGCTGAGAAGAGATTAAAGATTATGAAAGCTGATTTAATGGTTGTTGGAAGCTTTGATGAAGCAATTGAGGGTGTTGATGGTGTTTTTCATACTGCTTCACCTGTTCTTGTTCCTTATGACAATAACATTCAG GAAACATTGATAAAACCATGTATCGATGGTACAAAAAATGTACTATCATCCTGTAGCAAAGCAAGTAGTGTGAAAAGAGTAGTG CTGTGGTATGCATATGCAAAGACAGTAGCAGAGAAAGAAGCATGGAGAATAGCAGATGAAAGTGGGATTAATCTAGTAGTGGTTAACCCATCTTTTGTAGTTGGTCCACTTCTTGCACCTCAACCAACTAGTACCCTTCTTCTTATTCTCTCCATGCTTAAAGGTGTGGGAACTGAATATCCAAACACAACAGTGGGTTTCGTCCACATAGACGATGTGGTAGCTGCTCATATTCTAGCAATGGAGGATATCAGAGCATCTGGACGCCTCATATGCTCCAGCTCTGTAGCTCATTGGTCACAAATCATTCAGATGCTTAAACCTATCTATCCCTCTTATCCATATCAGAACAGGTGTAGCAGCCAAGAAGGGGACAACAAGCCACATAGTATGGACACCACAAAGATAACTCAACTGGGATTTCCTCCATTCAAAACACTACAACAGATGTTTAATGACTGCATCAATAGTTTCCAACTAAAGGGATTTCTGTAA
- the LOC136206767 gene encoding tetraketide alpha-pyrone reductase 2-like isoform X1 — translation MPEYCVTGGTGFIAAYLVKSLLQNGHTVRTTVRDPGDCAKVGFLSEFPGAEKRLKIMKADLMVVGSFDEAIEGVDGVFHTASPVLVPYDNNIQETLIKPCIDGTKNVLSSCSKASSVKRVVVTSSCSSIRYRYDLEQVCPLNESHWTDTEYCKNHNLWYAYAKTVAEKEAWRIADESGINLVVVNPSFVVGPLLAPQPTSTLLLILSMLKGVGTEYPNTTVGFVHIDDVVAAHILAMEDIRASGRLICSSSVAHWSQIIQMLKPIYPSYPYQNRCSSQEGDNKPHSMDTTKITQLGFPPFKTLQQMFNDCINSFQLKGFL, via the exons ATGCCGGAATACTGTGTCACCGGTGGGACTGGATTCATAGCTGCTTACTTGGTCAAATCTCTACTACAAAATGGTCATACTGTAAGGACAACAGTGAGAGATCCAG GGGATTGTGCAAAGGTTGGATTTCTTAGTGAATTTCCTGGAGCTGAGAAGAGATTAAAGATTATGAAAGCTGATTTAATGGTTGTTGGAAGCTTTGATGAAGCAATTGAGGGTGTTGATGGTGTTTTTCATACTGCTTCACCTGTTCTTGTTCCTTATGACAATAACATTCAG GAAACATTGATAAAACCATGTATCGATGGTACAAAAAATGTACTATCATCCTGTAGCAAAGCAAGTAGTGTGAAAAGAGTAGTGGTAACCTCATCCTGCTCTTCAATTAGATACAGATACGATTTGGAACAAGTTTGTCCCCTTAACGAATCACATTGGACAGACACTGAATACTGCAAAAACCACAAT CTGTGGTATGCATATGCAAAGACAGTAGCAGAGAAAGAAGCATGGAGAATAGCAGATGAAAGTGGGATTAATCTAGTAGTGGTTAACCCATCTTTTGTAGTTGGTCCACTTCTTGCACCTCAACCAACTAGTACCCTTCTTCTTATTCTCTCCATGCTTAAAGGTGTGGGAACTGAATATCCAAACACAACAGTGGGTTTCGTCCACATAGACGATGTGGTAGCTGCTCATATTCTAGCAATGGAGGATATCAGAGCATCTGGACGCCTCATATGCTCCAGCTCTGTAGCTCATTGGTCACAAATCATTCAGATGCTTAAACCTATCTATCCCTCTTATCCATATCAGAACAGGTGTAGCAGCCAAGAAGGGGACAACAAGCCACATAGTATGGACACCACAAAGATAACTCAACTGGGATTTCCTCCATTCAAAACACTACAACAGATGTTTAATGACTGCATCAATAGTTTCCAACTAAAGGGATTTCTGTAA